A region of Paenibacillus sp. JNUCC-31 DNA encodes the following proteins:
- a CDS encoding AraC family transcriptional regulator, translated as MNWIESLQIAIHYMEDHLLENMTIEQISAKAHISPFHFQRTFSLLTDVTVAEYIRRRRLTLAANELMQSDHKIIDLAHKYGFETPESFSKAFRRQHGIAPTEARKNSTSITSYNRLVIQLSLKGAEPMNYKIVEQAEFTLVGIKQAFSYVDGENLRGIAKMWQEAYTSGTENRLFELNNGAIHGLLGVCVDQNEIQKKQMEYWIATAYDGEVPEGLLSFKIPASKWSVFEVQGPMPESMQSLWKQIISEWFPSNPYEHAGIPELEVYPGPNQPPQIWIPIK; from the coding sequence ATGAACTGGATCGAGTCATTACAGATAGCTATTCATTATATGGAAGACCATTTACTTGAAAATATGACGATCGAGCAGATTTCTGCTAAAGCACATATTTCCCCCTTCCATTTTCAACGTACTTTTTCCTTGTTAACTGATGTTACTGTAGCCGAATATATAAGACGGAGACGATTAACATTGGCAGCAAATGAACTTATGCAGAGTGATCACAAAATTATCGATCTGGCTCACAAGTATGGTTTTGAAACTCCTGAATCTTTTTCGAAAGCGTTTCGTAGACAACACGGGATTGCACCTACTGAAGCACGCAAGAATAGTACCTCTATCACATCGTATAATCGTTTGGTCATTCAATTGAGTCTAAAAGGAGCAGAACCGATGAATTACAAAATTGTTGAACAAGCCGAGTTCACGTTAGTTGGAATCAAACAAGCTTTCTCTTATGTAGATGGGGAAAATTTACGAGGAATTGCGAAGATGTGGCAAGAAGCGTATACGAGTGGTACAGAAAATCGTTTATTTGAACTGAACAATGGTGCAATTCATGGATTACTTGGAGTATGTGTGGATCAGAACGAGATTCAGAAGAAGCAAATGGAATACTGGATTGCAACGGCTTATGATGGTGAGGTGCCAGAAGGATTATTATCATTCAAGATTCCTGCTTCCAAGTGGAGTGTATTCGAAGTGCAAGGTCCGATGCCGGAGAGTATGCAGAGTCTGTGGAAACAGATTATTTCCGAATGGTTCCCTTCTAATCCTTATGAGCATGCTGGTATACCTGAGCTGGAAGTATATCCGGGGCCCAATCAACCACCCCAAATCTGGATACCGATTAAATAA
- the helD gene encoding RNA polymerase recycling motor HelD, producing the protein METKDWQQEQERLEMVRNKLQVRISELEPEVAGLHDQAADIRKRFWEEVTMNTSTNEDFEESFYTINQQSAVLAERERGHKRLTQQWKNLKRLLPSPYFGRIDFKEKGLNLDEQIYIGVSSFVDQDGLSFLIYDWRTPIASLYYDSSPGPASYVTPAGQIEGTMELKRQFQIQNGNIVNMFDASETIGDNLLQQVLGSGANSQMKSIVATIQKEQNAIIRNDKSRMLIVQGAAGSGKTSAALQRVAYLLYKHRQTIKADQIVLFSPNPMFASYISTVLPELGEENMQQTTFQEYLDYWLDSSLRPEDAFDQIEYVLTAQGTPGYEARLQGIEYKTSEVFLQALHNYRIWLGREGMRFNGIRIQEREFITAERMNTKFYEYDNALPLINRVVLLQEWLLNELSSLERLEWEAPWVQEELNYLDTEQYVEAFGMLHTEKEVFDVAERYAAVLKNNKKRRGDEGDFDFTQREEELLRRRIVKEYFKPLKKSVKKFSFVDIQGIYSQLFVDEAAYQEKTAGASVPNLWPQICSQTKEMLDRNELFHEDATPYLYVKELIEGVRTNTEIRYVFVDEGQDYSSFQYEYLKKLFPRAQMTVLGDFGQAIFMQSTSLAGENSPLVRLFGEAETSLFCLLRSYRSTREIVEFTKSMLPDGEDIVPFDREGPKPLLTQLDSRENRDSQIWADITALKAEGLESIAIITKTAAESRKALESLRIQGNETLQLITKETANFEKGVMVIPVYLAKGVEFDAVLVYDASPEAYGRDNERKLLYTACTRAMHRLHLYTTGDWSPFVQALPANLYELSSYTALD; encoded by the coding sequence ATGGAAACAAAGGATTGGCAACAGGAACAGGAACGGTTGGAAATGGTCAGAAACAAATTGCAGGTGAGAATCTCTGAACTGGAGCCGGAGGTTGCTGGACTGCATGATCAGGCTGCGGATATCCGTAAGCGGTTCTGGGAAGAAGTTACGATGAACACAAGTACCAACGAAGATTTCGAAGAGTCGTTCTACACCATTAATCAACAGTCCGCAGTATTGGCCGAAAGGGAGCGCGGCCACAAGCGGTTGACGCAGCAATGGAAAAACTTGAAACGTCTGCTCCCGTCACCTTATTTCGGACGTATTGATTTCAAGGAGAAGGGACTGAATCTCGACGAGCAAATCTATATTGGTGTATCTTCCTTCGTCGATCAGGACGGATTGAGCTTTCTGATCTATGACTGGCGTACACCAATAGCAAGCCTGTACTACGATTCCTCCCCCGGACCGGCTTCGTATGTCACCCCAGCCGGACAAATCGAAGGGACGATGGAGCTTAAACGGCAGTTTCAGATTCAAAATGGAAATATTGTCAACATGTTTGATGCAAGTGAAACGATCGGAGACAATTTGCTACAGCAGGTGCTAGGCAGTGGTGCAAACTCGCAAATGAAGAGTATCGTGGCAACGATTCAGAAGGAACAAAACGCTATCATCCGCAATGATAAAAGCCGAATGCTTATCGTGCAGGGGGCTGCCGGCAGTGGTAAAACTTCCGCAGCTTTGCAGCGGGTAGCATACTTGCTGTACAAACACCGTCAGACCATCAAGGCGGATCAGATCGTTCTTTTTTCACCCAATCCGATGTTTGCCAGCTATATCTCTACTGTCCTTCCAGAGCTCGGTGAAGAGAACATGCAGCAGACAACGTTTCAAGAATATCTCGACTATTGGCTGGATTCCTCGTTACGGCCGGAGGACGCCTTTGATCAGATTGAATATGTCCTGACTGCACAAGGTACACCAGGGTATGAGGCTCGTCTTCAGGGGATCGAGTATAAAACGTCCGAGGTTTTCTTGCAGGCCCTGCATAACTATAGAATATGGTTGGGACGAGAAGGCATGCGATTCAATGGTATTCGGATACAGGAGCGCGAATTCATTACAGCAGAGCGGATGAACACCAAATTTTACGAGTATGACAATGCTCTGCCGCTAATCAATCGTGTAGTTCTCTTGCAGGAGTGGCTATTGAATGAACTCTCATCGCTGGAACGATTGGAATGGGAAGCGCCTTGGGTACAGGAGGAGTTGAACTATCTCGATACGGAGCAGTATGTGGAGGCTTTCGGGATGCTGCATACGGAGAAAGAAGTATTCGACGTTGCGGAACGATATGCAGCAGTTCTCAAAAATAATAAGAAGCGTCGTGGAGATGAAGGCGACTTTGATTTCACTCAGAGAGAGGAAGAGCTGCTCCGTCGAAGGATCGTCAAAGAATACTTTAAACCACTAAAGAAAAGTGTGAAGAAATTCTCTTTTGTAGATATCCAAGGCATATATAGCCAATTGTTCGTGGACGAGGCAGCTTATCAGGAGAAAACGGCTGGAGCTTCCGTTCCCAACCTATGGCCACAGATATGCAGCCAAACCAAGGAAATGCTGGATCGAAACGAGTTATTTCATGAAGATGCGACTCCGTATTTATATGTAAAAGAATTGATTGAGGGTGTCCGGACGAACACGGAAATTCGGTATGTTTTTGTTGATGAGGGCCAAGATTATTCCTCGTTTCAATATGAATACCTGAAAAAACTGTTTCCTCGTGCCCAAATGACGGTGCTCGGTGATTTCGGGCAAGCAATCTTCATGCAGTCAACCAGCTTGGCCGGGGAGAATTCGCCGCTGGTCCGCCTTTTTGGCGAAGCTGAGACAAGTCTGTTCTGCCTTTTACGTAGCTATCGTTCGACTAGAGAGATTGTTGAATTTACAAAATCGATGCTTCCTGACGGGGAAGACATTGTACCTTTTGATAGGGAAGGCCCCAAACCCCTTCTGACTCAGTTGGACAGCAGGGAGAACCGTGATTCGCAAATTTGGGCAGACATTACTGCACTCAAGGCCGAGGGTCTCGAATCCATCGCCATCATTACGAAGACCGCAGCCGAGAGCCGCAAGGCTCTTGAATCATTACGAATTCAAGGGAACGAAACTCTGCAGCTCATTACTAAGGAGACGGCGAATTTTGAAAAAGGAGTGATGGTCATTCCGGTCTATCTCGCCAAGGGTGTCGAGTTCGATGCAGTCTTGGTGTATGATGCTTCACCTGAAGCTTACGGTCGAGACAATGAGCGCAAACTTCTTTATACCGCGTGTACACGGGCGATGCACCGGCTTCATCTCTATACGACTGGTGATTGGTCGCCATTCGTGCAGGCATTACCTGCAAATTTGTATGAATTATCGTCTTACACAGCCCTTGATTAA
- a CDS encoding sensor histidine kinase, with the protein MRKLRIRTFTMLCLFFLLTLPWIFFVTAHFMDNQTFSISNSRQQNETLQTHLAEMIRMIEVNTDQWTDPSWQNKLQTQLRQAKMDVVIESSSNSEIYRSSPKRHSRISSTEQFSVIEDGQLIGRVVLYLPKSNGGQLISAFVGLLLAFFVVGVEMRRFLLKPLEKMSRAARQIATGNWDVQLPKSRIAEIAEVRDGFEAMVEGLEQSHRKQVELEEERRFVIAAVAHDLRTPLFALRGYLDGLEQGIAQSPEQVTRYITVCKEKSAQLDRLVEDLFTFTKMEYLESELNNKTLNLTQIFRKSMDSLSPQAGQKHISILNDSADECFISGDSHLLERAMNNMLENAVRYTPSGGEVTVQCYKEGDKIKFTIRDTGPGFSSEELERVFEPLYRGEASRSRTTGGSGLGLAISQRIVKQHGGVLAVKNHSEGGALLAGWLPATDPN; encoded by the coding sequence ATGAGAAAACTGCGCATTCGTACATTTACTATGCTTTGTTTATTCTTCTTACTTACGTTGCCGTGGATCTTTTTTGTGACGGCGCACTTTATGGACAATCAGACGTTTAGCATTTCGAATAGCCGCCAGCAAAATGAAACGTTGCAAACACATCTGGCCGAGATGATCCGCATGATTGAAGTTAACACGGATCAATGGACGGATCCAAGCTGGCAAAACAAATTACAAACCCAATTGCGACAAGCAAAGATGGATGTGGTCATCGAGTCTTCATCGAATTCGGAAATTTATCGTTCCAGCCCGAAGCGTCACAGTCGGATATCGTCGACTGAACAGTTCTCTGTCATTGAAGACGGACAATTAATTGGAAGGGTTGTTCTATATCTGCCTAAGTCCAATGGGGGACAACTGATTTCCGCATTTGTTGGACTGCTGCTTGCTTTCTTTGTTGTTGGTGTAGAGATGAGAAGATTCCTTCTCAAACCCCTTGAAAAAATGAGCAGAGCAGCTAGACAAATCGCGACAGGAAACTGGGATGTGCAGTTGCCTAAGTCCAGAATCGCGGAAATCGCTGAAGTTCGCGACGGATTCGAGGCGATGGTAGAAGGGTTGGAACAATCCCATCGGAAACAAGTGGAGCTGGAGGAAGAACGCAGATTTGTTATCGCAGCAGTCGCGCATGATTTACGTACGCCTTTGTTCGCTTTGCGAGGGTATTTGGATGGATTGGAGCAAGGTATTGCACAATCACCAGAACAAGTAACCCGATATATAACCGTCTGCAAAGAGAAATCTGCTCAATTGGACCGATTGGTAGAAGACCTTTTTACGTTTACAAAAATGGAGTATTTGGAAAGTGAACTTAACAACAAAACGCTAAATCTAACACAGATTTTCCGGAAGTCGATGGACAGTTTGAGTCCGCAGGCTGGGCAAAAACATATCTCGATCTTAAACGACTCTGCAGATGAGTGTTTCATTAGCGGCGATTCGCATTTATTGGAGCGTGCCATGAACAATATGTTGGAAAATGCCGTAAGATACACACCTTCAGGTGGGGAAGTTACGGTCCAATGCTACAAAGAAGGCGATAAGATCAAGTTTACGATACGCGACACTGGACCTGGGTTCTCATCTGAAGAACTGGAGCGTGTGTTTGAACCCTTATATCGGGGGGAAGCATCTCGAAGTCGTACAACTGGGGGCAGTGGACTGGGTTTAGCGATCTCACAACGAATCGTGAAGCAACACGGAGGCGTACTTGCCGTAAAAAATCATTCTGAAGGCGGGGCCTTGCTGGCTGGTTGGTTACCAGCAACTGATCCAAATTAA
- a CDS encoding aminoglycoside phosphotransferase family protein encodes MIEITPELVRHLVYSQFPEWKDLAITPVENSGHDNRTYRLGCEMTIRLPSHERYASAVEKELTWLPVFKPLLSLPIPVPVAKGTATDLYPLPWSINRWIEGETVTHANVPNLNAFAENLASFLKELEAIDARHGIPAGIQNFHRGGNLAVYDQDTRSVIESLSGSKQYDQKLLTEIWETALATRYQSTPLWLHGDVAVGNLLVQDGRLSGVIDFGTMGVGDPSSDLVMAWNFFDDASREIFLNCMNVDQDMVNRARGWALWKALITYAWNEHSSEASNWGKHVIDVIIEEYKSL; translated from the coding sequence ATGATTGAGATAACCCCTGAACTGGTCCGTCATTTAGTGTATAGCCAATTTCCCGAGTGGAAAGATTTAGCGATAACACCTGTAGAAAATAGTGGCCACGATAACCGCACTTATAGACTAGGATGCGAAATGACGATTCGTCTACCGAGCCATGAACGTTACGCCTCGGCGGTGGAGAAAGAACTGACGTGGCTCCCTGTTTTTAAACCTCTTCTCTCCCTCCCGATCCCGGTTCCTGTAGCAAAAGGCACAGCAACAGACCTGTATCCCCTTCCTTGGTCGATTAACCGTTGGATAGAAGGCGAGACCGTCACACATGCCAACGTACCGAATCTAAACGCATTTGCCGAAAACCTCGCAAGTTTTCTGAAAGAATTAGAAGCGATTGATGCAAGACACGGTATTCCGGCAGGAATTCAAAACTTTCATCGTGGAGGAAACTTAGCGGTTTACGATCAAGATACTAGGTCCGTCATTGAGAGCTTATCCGGTTCAAAGCAATACGATCAAAAACTCCTCACTGAAATATGGGAAACTGCCCTTGCGACGAGATATCAATCCACACCGCTATGGCTTCATGGTGACGTTGCCGTGGGCAATCTGCTCGTGCAAGATGGACGATTGTCCGGTGTCATTGATTTCGGAACTATGGGCGTTGGTGATCCTTCAAGCGACCTGGTGATGGCATGGAACTTTTTTGACGACGCAAGCCGCGAAATATTTCTGAACTGCATGAATGTTGACCAAGATATGGTTAATCGTGCACGTGGCTGGGCTCTGTGGAAAGCACTCATCACTTATGCATGGAATGAACACAGCTCGGAAGCTTCAAATTGGGGCAAACATGTGATTGATGTCATTATAGAAGAGTACAAATCGCTATAA